A region of Pyxidicoccus parkwaysis DNA encodes the following proteins:
- a CDS encoding chemotaxis protein CheW has product MSASTEKAARSNYLSFVIAGEEYAVGILRVREIIEHCPITRVPGMPAAVQGVINLRGSVVPVVDLAVKFGMPPRPVTRWSCFVIVEVALDGQQTAIGLLTDSVSEVLELGPDDIEAPPAFGTRVRLDFLLGMGRHDDRFIMLLDLDRLLSVTELLSLATAEAEKPPAEPPPAEPPQPEPAPEAVAKG; this is encoded by the coding sequence ATGAGCGCATCCACGGAGAAGGCCGCGCGGTCCAACTACCTCAGCTTCGTCATCGCGGGCGAGGAGTACGCGGTGGGCATCCTCCGCGTCCGCGAAATCATCGAGCACTGCCCCATCACCCGCGTCCCGGGGATGCCGGCGGCCGTGCAGGGTGTCATCAACCTGCGCGGCAGCGTGGTGCCGGTGGTGGACCTCGCGGTGAAGTTCGGCATGCCTCCGAGGCCGGTGACGCGCTGGTCCTGCTTCGTCATCGTCGAGGTGGCGCTCGACGGGCAGCAGACCGCCATTGGCCTGCTGACGGACTCGGTGAGCGAGGTGCTGGAGCTGGGGCCGGACGACATCGAGGCGCCTCCCGCCTTCGGCACCCGCGTGCGCCTGGACTTCCTGCTCGGCATGGGCCGGCATGACGACAGGTTCATCATGCTGCTGGACTTGGACCGGCTGCTGTCCGTCACCGAGCTGCTCAGCCTGGCGACGGCGGAGGCCGAGAAGCCGCCCGCGGAGCCGCCGCCCGCGGAGCCGCCGCAGCCCGAGCCCGCTCCGGAAGCGGTCGCGAAGGGCTGA
- a CDS encoding class I SAM-dependent methyltransferase yields the protein MSRDAQEDGVRQVYGEIAPAYEALFPVLHRYEDRVERFLADVVKPGCRVLDVGCGPGLHTRGLDASMDVVGTDLSPEMLELARHARPSGAWHLHSYHQPFPPEWGRFHVALAIGCLDFCEDLPRVLRNLAAALEPGARLLFTVLERRPGLEAHETSVRQVQTAGPSVALHLYSFEETAHAVSQAGLLPRTYAHAPGWVHLTEQRTMWFGWWDVERR from the coding sequence ATGTCCCGGGACGCGCAGGAAGACGGAGTGCGGCAGGTGTACGGGGAGATTGCCCCGGCATACGAGGCCCTCTTCCCCGTGCTCCACCGCTACGAGGACCGCGTGGAGCGCTTCCTCGCGGACGTGGTGAAGCCCGGGTGCCGCGTGCTCGACGTGGGCTGCGGCCCCGGGCTGCACACGCGCGGACTGGACGCTTCCATGGACGTGGTGGGCACCGACCTCTCACCGGAGATGCTCGAGCTCGCCCGGCACGCGAGGCCGTCTGGTGCGTGGCACCTGCACAGCTACCACCAGCCCTTCCCTCCGGAGTGGGGCCGCTTCCACGTGGCGCTGGCCATCGGCTGCCTGGACTTCTGTGAGGACCTGCCGCGCGTGCTCCGCAACCTCGCCGCCGCGCTGGAGCCGGGCGCGCGCCTGCTGTTCACCGTGCTGGAGCGGCGCCCCGGGCTCGAAGCGCATGAAACATCCGTGAGACAGGTGCAGACCGCGGGCCCCTCCGTCGCGCTGCACCTCTACTCCTTCGAGGAGACAGCGCACGCGGTGAGCCAGGCGGGACTGCTCCCGCGCACGTACGCGCACGCGCCCGGCTGGGTCCACCTCACCGAGCAACGGACGATGTGGTTCGGCTGGTGGGACGTGGAGCGGCGGTAG
- a CDS encoding TetR/AcrR family transcriptional regulator has product MPYTAEHKARTRARIVESARVMFNRHGFEQVSIDDVMKSAGLTRGGFYNHFTSKDELYAEAVRSFTTCNPFVKRQEASHRAPPPPPRLARQLVDLYLSDEILNDVDQHCPLIALPSDVARAGLEPRAAYTTLMENMAHVFQAAFPENDPDAERKALLVVNLCVGGMVLARTTNDPRLRKKLRATARAEALAVLER; this is encoded by the coding sequence ATGCCGTACACCGCGGAGCACAAGGCGCGCACGCGCGCGCGCATCGTCGAGAGCGCGAGGGTGATGTTCAACCGCCACGGCTTCGAGCAGGTCTCCATCGACGACGTCATGAAGAGTGCGGGGTTGACGCGCGGCGGCTTCTACAACCACTTCACCAGCAAGGACGAGCTGTACGCCGAGGCCGTGCGCAGCTTCACCACCTGCAATCCGTTCGTGAAGCGCCAGGAGGCCTCCCACCGCGCTCCGCCGCCACCGCCCCGGCTCGCGCGCCAGTTGGTGGACCTGTACCTCTCCGACGAAATCCTGAACGACGTGGACCAGCACTGTCCGCTCATCGCGCTCCCGTCCGACGTGGCCCGCGCCGGTCTGGAGCCCCGTGCCGCGTACACCACGCTGATGGAGAACATGGCGCACGTCTTCCAGGCCGCCTTCCCGGAGAACGACCCGGATGCCGAGCGCAAGGCGCTCCTGGTGGTCAACCTCTGCGTCGGGGGCATGGTGCTGGCGCGGACCACGAATGACCCGCGCCTGCGCAAGAAGCTCCGCGCCACCGCGCGCGCGGAGGCGCTCGCCGTGCTGGAGCGCTGA
- a CDS encoding chemotaxis protein CheA, which translates to MSTGSGGPPPGLGAEWQQVLAIFANEAEDLLSSMEQSLIALEANPDDEHLRALFRMAHTLKGSASSLGFESLTDYVHGAEDLLQALRDRRLSVSESVVSLLLSAVDHLRELTRAALAGVDQLGPAHKARLEQLRAAGATGQAAGSAPPQAPPPEPAGFASELPREEVRATARGPSMRMDVERLDRIVTLTAELSIARGRMARFLMEAESSGASWEDAITQQREMDQLFLDLQEQVMKARMVPVGPLFRQHLRTVRDLARSQGKLALLELEGEDVEMDTAVLEALREPLLHLLRNALDHGIETPAERQTAGKDGCGRIRLRAFHDSGSVVVEMSDDGRGIQRERVRERARERGLVATPERLRDDEVDQLLFEPGFSTARTVTELSGRGVGMDVVRRDIEALRGSVRLRSQEGRGTTVTLRLPLTLAVIQGFAMGVADQVYVVPIELVQECLELLPGPHAADDSGVMSLRGQPLPYLRLRNVFKLGGTAPARESVVVLRHPDGVVGLAVDELQGEGQRVIRPLGRLFQDAPGISGSTILGDGRVGLILDTPTLVRRAVRKAAESSLPEEALAEPAPPRQQESRRTE; encoded by the coding sequence ATGAGCACCGGCTCGGGAGGACCTCCGCCAGGGCTCGGCGCGGAATGGCAGCAGGTGCTCGCCATCTTCGCGAACGAGGCGGAGGACCTGCTCTCCTCCATGGAGCAATCGCTCATCGCGCTGGAGGCGAACCCCGACGACGAGCACCTCCGGGCCCTCTTCCGGATGGCCCACACCCTCAAGGGCAGCGCGAGCTCCCTGGGCTTCGAGTCGCTCACCGACTACGTCCACGGCGCCGAGGACCTGCTGCAGGCCCTGAGGGACAGGCGCCTGTCGGTGAGCGAGTCCGTCGTCTCGCTGCTGCTGAGCGCGGTGGACCACCTGCGTGAGTTGACGCGCGCGGCGCTGGCGGGCGTGGACCAGCTCGGCCCCGCCCACAAGGCCCGGCTCGAGCAACTGCGCGCAGCCGGCGCCACCGGACAGGCGGCGGGCAGCGCTCCCCCACAGGCGCCGCCTCCCGAGCCTGCTGGCTTCGCGAGCGAGCTGCCCCGCGAGGAGGTCCGCGCCACCGCGCGTGGCCCTTCGATGCGGATGGACGTGGAGCGGCTGGACCGCATCGTCACCCTCACCGCCGAGCTGTCCATCGCCCGCGGCCGGATGGCGCGCTTCCTCATGGAGGCCGAGTCCTCCGGCGCGAGCTGGGAGGACGCCATCACCCAGCAGCGGGAGATGGACCAGCTGTTCCTGGACCTGCAGGAGCAGGTGATGAAGGCGCGGATGGTGCCGGTGGGGCCGCTGTTCCGCCAGCACCTGCGCACCGTGCGGGATTTGGCCCGCTCCCAGGGGAAGCTGGCCCTGCTGGAGCTGGAGGGCGAGGACGTGGAGATGGACACCGCCGTGCTGGAGGCACTGCGGGAGCCGCTGCTCCACCTGCTGCGCAACGCGCTGGACCACGGCATCGAGACTCCCGCCGAGCGGCAGACCGCGGGCAAGGACGGCTGCGGGCGCATCCGCCTGCGCGCCTTCCACGACTCCGGCAGCGTCGTGGTGGAGATGTCCGACGACGGCCGCGGCATCCAGCGCGAGCGCGTGCGCGAGCGCGCGAGGGAGCGGGGCCTGGTGGCCACGCCGGAGCGGCTGCGGGACGACGAAGTGGACCAGCTCCTCTTCGAGCCCGGCTTCTCCACCGCGCGCACCGTGACGGAGCTGTCCGGCAGGGGCGTGGGCATGGACGTGGTCCGCCGCGACATCGAGGCCCTGCGAGGCTCCGTGAGGCTGCGCAGCCAGGAGGGCCGCGGCACCACGGTGACGCTGCGCCTGCCCCTCACGCTCGCCGTCATCCAGGGCTTCGCCATGGGCGTCGCGGACCAGGTCTACGTCGTCCCCATCGAATTGGTGCAGGAGTGCCTGGAGCTGCTGCCCGGCCCGCACGCCGCCGACGACTCCGGGGTGATGTCGCTGCGGGGCCAGCCGCTGCCCTACCTGCGCCTGCGCAACGTCTTCAAGCTGGGCGGCACCGCGCCGGCCCGGGAGAGCGTGGTGGTGCTCCGGCATCCCGACGGTGTCGTGGGCCTCGCGGTGGACGAGCTCCAGGGTGAAGGCCAGCGCGTCATCCGGCCCCTGGGCCGGCTCTTCCAGGACGCCCCCGGCATCTCCGGGTCCACCATCCTCGGTGATGGCCGCGTGGGCCTCATCCTGGACACGCCCACGCTGGTGCGCCGCGCCGTGCGCAAGGCCGCCGAGTCTTCCCTTCCCGAGGAGGCGCTGGCGGAGCCGGCGCCCCCCCGACAACAGGAATCCCGCAGGACGGAGTGA
- a CDS encoding methyl-accepting chemotaxis protein: MFENLSITRKLMLAFGSMVAILIALVVAAYSTLNKMSVANDADTQSHQVMISVRTLEGDMADLETGQRGFIITGDEKFLEPYTQARISFSQNLSHIRELTTDSPQQQERLQEVRDLLQQWVNQHLEPLITQRRELNAGRGELSQIIAVEQAARGKQVSDRIRALLGEVASDESNTLAHRLKETDAMMEALYRTLLGGGVLGVLLAALLSYMLTRSIVRPLGDAVQVTSQLTAGDLTANITARGKDETGQMLSGMREMIQRLAGVISEVRGAAGSLSSASTQVAAAAQSLSQGTSTQAASVEETTASLEQLNTTISQNAEHSREMEQMALKGARDAEESGRAVKETVEAMNSIAERISIVEEIAYQTNLLALNAAVEAARAGEHGRGFSVVATEVRKLAERSQKAAKEIGGLATSSVRVAERSGQLLAELVPSIHRTATLVQQVTTVSKEQAIGVSQMNRAMMQVDQVTQRNASAAEELSSTAEEMASQAESLLQMMTFFRLGDGQEHGHFGPRTRNPAQRLATPARGLHAAAQGPLPGAARTSLADGTPQGPHQDFQRF; the protein is encoded by the coding sequence ATGTTCGAGAACCTGAGCATCACCCGCAAGCTGATGCTGGCCTTCGGCAGCATGGTGGCCATCCTCATCGCCCTGGTGGTGGCCGCCTATTCCACCCTCAACAAGATGAGCGTGGCGAACGACGCGGACACCCAGAGTCACCAGGTGATGATTTCCGTGCGCACGCTGGAAGGCGACATGGCCGACCTGGAGACGGGACAGCGCGGCTTCATCATCACCGGGGACGAGAAGTTCCTGGAGCCCTACACGCAGGCCCGCATCAGCTTCTCGCAGAACCTGAGCCACATCCGCGAGCTGACCACGGACAGCCCGCAGCAGCAGGAGCGGCTGCAGGAGGTGCGGGACCTGCTCCAGCAGTGGGTGAACCAGCACCTGGAGCCGCTCATCACCCAGCGCAGGGAGCTCAACGCGGGCCGCGGCGAGCTGTCCCAAATCATCGCGGTGGAGCAGGCCGCGCGCGGCAAGCAGGTGAGCGACCGCATCCGCGCGCTCCTCGGCGAGGTGGCGAGCGACGAGTCCAACACCCTGGCCCACCGCCTCAAGGAGACGGACGCGATGATGGAGGCGCTCTACCGGACGCTGCTCGGCGGCGGCGTGCTGGGCGTGCTGCTGGCGGCGCTGCTGTCGTACATGCTCACGCGCAGCATCGTCCGTCCGCTGGGTGATGCCGTGCAGGTGACGAGCCAGCTCACCGCCGGAGACCTCACCGCCAACATCACCGCCCGGGGCAAGGACGAGACGGGGCAGATGCTCAGCGGCATGCGGGAGATGATTCAGCGGCTGGCCGGCGTCATCAGCGAGGTGCGCGGCGCGGCGGGCTCGCTGTCCTCCGCCTCCACCCAGGTGGCCGCCGCCGCGCAGAGCCTGTCGCAGGGCACCAGCACGCAGGCGGCCTCCGTGGAGGAGACCACCGCCAGCCTGGAGCAGCTCAACACCACCATCTCCCAGAACGCGGAGCACAGCCGGGAGATGGAGCAGATGGCCCTCAAGGGTGCCCGCGACGCCGAGGAGAGCGGGCGCGCGGTGAAGGAGACGGTGGAGGCGATGAACTCCATCGCGGAGCGCATCTCCATCGTCGAGGAGATTGCGTACCAGACGAACCTGCTCGCGCTGAACGCGGCGGTGGAGGCCGCGCGCGCCGGTGAGCACGGCCGCGGCTTCTCCGTCGTCGCCACCGAGGTGCGCAAGCTGGCCGAGCGCAGCCAGAAGGCCGCGAAGGAGATTGGCGGCCTGGCCACCTCCAGCGTGCGCGTCGCGGAGCGCAGCGGGCAGCTCCTCGCGGAGCTGGTGCCCTCCATCCACCGCACGGCGACGCTGGTGCAGCAGGTGACCACCGTGTCCAAGGAGCAGGCCATCGGCGTGTCGCAGATGAACCGCGCGATGATGCAGGTGGACCAGGTCACCCAGCGCAACGCCTCCGCCGCGGAGGAGCTGTCCTCCACCGCCGAGGAGATGGCGTCCCAGGCCGAGTCGCTCCTGCAGATGATGACCTTCTTCCGGCTCGGCGACGGCCAGGAGCACGGCCACTTCGGTCCCCGGACGCGGAACCCGGCGCAGCGGCTGGCGACTCCCGCGCGCGGGCTGCACGCCGCCGCCCAGGGCCCGCTGCCCGGCGCGGCGCGGACGTCGCTGGCGGACGGCACGCCCCAGGGTCCGCACCAGGACTTCCAGCGGTTCTAG
- the glgX gene encoding glycogen debranching protein GlgX, with protein MSREVWPGKPWPRGATFDGGGVNFAVFSSVATRVEVCLYDAANPAKETGRFDLPEVTDNVFHGYVPGLEPGALYGLRVHGPYDPQHGHRCNPHKLLVDPYAKALFGEVDWRQPVFGYPLGHAQQDLAKDERDSAAGVPKSVVVSDFFDWGHDRRPEVPWRKTVIYEAHVRGLTMRHPGVPEHLRGTYAGLGSPAVIDHLKALGVTSVELLPVHAFADDSFLNDKKLSNFWGYNTLCYFAPEQYYASRKTPGAAVAEFKAMVRDLHAAGIEVLLDVVFNHTCEGNHLGPTLSLKGIDNAAYYWLMPERRHYLDFTGCGNSVNASHPQAARLIADSLRYWVNEMHVDGFRFDLATVLGRTGEGAFDRNAALFQIIHQDPVLSRVKLIAEPWDVGLGGYQVGGFPAPWREWNGKYRDALRRYWKGDENLAGEMGYRLTGNADLYAEARRKPQASINFVTAHDGFTLHDLVTYSHKHNEANGEHNRDGADDNQSWNCGVEGETDNADVISLRERQKRNLLASLFLSTGVPMIVAGDEMGRTQQGNNNAYCQDNDLSYVDWNLDERRRKLLEFTRKLVHFRHGQQVLQRRRFFKGAHLWDSQHKDLTWFRPDGSEMSAEDWQKPFTRSLAFLLGGDAIPTPDERGQRIIGDALLILLNAHHEPVSFKLAPAAPGFHWELELYTADDDRSAERPKGKFELTGRSLAVFRQVEG; from the coding sequence ATGAGCAGGGAGGTCTGGCCGGGCAAGCCCTGGCCGCGTGGTGCGACGTTCGACGGTGGAGGAGTCAACTTCGCCGTCTTCTCCTCGGTGGCCACCCGCGTGGAGGTCTGCCTCTACGACGCCGCGAACCCGGCGAAGGAGACCGGGCGCTTCGACCTGCCCGAGGTGACGGACAACGTCTTCCACGGCTACGTGCCGGGCCTGGAGCCAGGGGCGCTGTATGGCCTGCGCGTGCACGGTCCGTATGACCCGCAACACGGCCACCGTTGCAACCCGCACAAGCTGCTGGTGGACCCGTACGCCAAGGCCCTGTTCGGCGAGGTGGACTGGCGCCAGCCCGTCTTCGGCTACCCGCTGGGCCATGCGCAGCAGGATTTGGCCAAGGACGAGCGGGACAGCGCCGCGGGCGTGCCGAAGAGCGTGGTGGTGAGCGACTTCTTCGACTGGGGCCATGACAGACGTCCGGAGGTGCCCTGGCGCAAGACGGTCATCTACGAGGCCCACGTGCGCGGCCTCACGATGCGCCACCCCGGCGTGCCCGAGCACCTGCGCGGCACCTACGCGGGCCTGGGCTCGCCCGCCGTCATCGACCACCTGAAGGCGCTGGGCGTCACGTCGGTGGAATTGCTGCCGGTGCATGCCTTCGCGGACGACTCGTTCCTCAACGACAAGAAGCTGTCCAACTTCTGGGGCTACAACACGCTCTGCTACTTCGCCCCGGAGCAGTACTACGCCAGCCGCAAGACGCCGGGCGCCGCCGTGGCCGAGTTCAAGGCCATGGTGAGGGACTTGCACGCGGCCGGCATCGAGGTGCTCCTCGACGTCGTCTTCAACCACACGTGCGAGGGCAACCACCTGGGGCCCACGCTGTCGCTCAAGGGCATCGACAACGCGGCGTACTACTGGCTCATGCCGGAGCGGCGGCACTACCTGGACTTCACCGGGTGCGGCAACAGCGTCAACGCGTCCCACCCGCAGGCGGCGCGGCTGATTGCGGACAGCCTGCGCTACTGGGTGAACGAGATGCACGTGGACGGGTTCCGCTTCGACCTGGCCACGGTGCTCGGGCGCACCGGCGAGGGCGCCTTCGACCGGAACGCGGCGCTGTTCCAAATCATCCACCAGGACCCGGTGCTCAGCCGCGTGAAGCTGATTGCCGAGCCGTGGGACGTGGGGCTCGGCGGCTACCAGGTGGGCGGCTTCCCCGCGCCGTGGCGCGAGTGGAACGGCAAGTACCGGGACGCGCTGCGGCGCTACTGGAAGGGCGATGAGAATCTCGCGGGCGAGATGGGCTACCGCCTCACGGGCAACGCGGACCTGTACGCGGAGGCGCGCCGCAAGCCGCAGGCGAGCATCAACTTCGTCACCGCGCACGACGGCTTCACGCTGCACGATTTGGTGACGTACAGCCACAAGCACAACGAGGCCAACGGCGAGCACAACCGCGACGGCGCGGACGACAACCAGTCCTGGAACTGTGGCGTGGAGGGCGAGACGGACAACGCGGACGTCATCTCCCTGCGCGAGCGGCAGAAGCGCAACCTCCTGGCGTCGCTCTTCCTCTCCACCGGCGTGCCGATGATTGTCGCCGGTGACGAGATGGGCCGCACGCAGCAGGGCAACAACAATGCGTACTGCCAGGACAATGACTTGTCCTACGTGGACTGGAACCTGGATGAGCGGCGGCGGAAGCTGCTGGAGTTCACCCGCAAGCTCGTCCACTTCCGTCACGGGCAGCAGGTGCTGCAGCGGCGGCGCTTCTTCAAGGGCGCGCACCTGTGGGACTCGCAGCACAAGGATTTGACGTGGTTCCGGCCGGACGGCTCGGAGATGAGCGCGGAGGACTGGCAGAAGCCCTTCACGCGCTCGCTGGCGTTCCTGCTGGGAGGCGACGCGATTCCCACGCCGGACGAGCGAGGCCAGCGCATCATCGGCGACGCGCTGCTCATCCTGCTCAACGCGCACCATGAGCCGGTGTCCTTCAAGCTCGCTCCGGCGGCGCCGGGTTTCCACTGGGAATTGGAGCTCTACACGGCGGATGACGACCGGAGCGCGGAGCGGCCGAAGGGGAAGTTCGAGCTGACGGGCCGCTCGCTGGCGGTGTTCCGCCAGGTGGAGGGCTGA
- a CDS encoding glutathione S-transferase family protein, which translates to MIRVSAFKWVPPFAQGLVRDLRVRWALEEAGLPYEARLIDPEVQASADYRALQPFGQVPVFEEEGLTLFESGSIVLHIASRSDVLLPTDEAARARATTWVFAALNSLEVFVMQLAELDLFAAGQEWARLRRPEVEAATRRRLKDLATWLGDREYLEGRFTVGDLMMTTVLRILRHTDLLDAEPKLKAYKERCEARPAFQRALAAQMQPFQQYAPPQA; encoded by the coding sequence ATGATTCGAGTCAGCGCGTTCAAGTGGGTTCCGCCGTTCGCCCAGGGTCTGGTGCGTGACTTGCGGGTGCGGTGGGCACTGGAAGAGGCCGGCCTGCCGTACGAGGCCCGGCTCATCGACCCGGAGGTCCAGGCATCGGCCGACTACCGGGCCCTCCAGCCGTTCGGCCAGGTGCCGGTGTTCGAGGAGGAGGGTCTCACCCTCTTCGAATCGGGCTCCATCGTGCTCCACATCGCGTCCCGGAGCGACGTGCTCCTCCCCACGGATGAAGCAGCCAGGGCACGCGCGACGACGTGGGTCTTCGCGGCGCTCAATTCCCTCGAAGTCTTTGTCATGCAGCTCGCCGAGCTCGACCTCTTCGCCGCCGGCCAGGAGTGGGCCAGGCTCCGCCGCCCGGAAGTGGAGGCGGCGACCCGGCGCAGGCTCAAGGACCTGGCCACCTGGCTCGGGGACCGCGAGTACCTGGAGGGCCGCTTCACCGTCGGGGACTTGATGATGACCACGGTGCTGCGCATCCTCCGCCACACCGACCTGCTGGACGCCGAGCCGAAGCTGAAGGCCTACAAGGAGCGCTGTGAGGCGAGGCCCGCCTTCCAGCGCGCGCTGGCCGCGCAGATGCAGCCCTTCCAGCAGTACGCGCCTCCCCAGGCGTGA
- a CDS encoding CheR family methyltransferase — protein MSAHPPQLRVMETPVLGPRELALFQALVEKEAGIHLSAAKDALVANRLSRRLRELGLSSFKAYYAYVTERGHEAEKVRMLDSLCTHETSFFREPQHFDLLRERILPDWAAQGAKGMRPRTLRVWSAACSTGEEPYSLAMCLLEALPPGAGWSVEVLATDLSTWALERTQQGLWDLERSRTIPQPLLKAFMLKGVRSQEGLMKAGPELRAVMRFARVNLNSEGEWPAGPFDIIFCRNVLIYFGAEARKRVIDGMLRRLSPSGYFFLGHAESLIGINADVSSVSANVYTPRARPPATHRTR, from the coding sequence ATGAGCGCGCATCCCCCGCAGCTCCGCGTGATGGAGACGCCCGTCCTCGGCCCACGGGAGCTGGCGCTCTTCCAGGCGCTGGTGGAGAAGGAGGCCGGAATCCACCTGTCCGCCGCCAAGGATGCGCTGGTGGCGAACCGGCTGTCGCGCCGCCTGCGCGAGCTGGGGCTGAGCTCGTTCAAGGCCTACTACGCCTATGTCACCGAGCGGGGCCACGAGGCGGAGAAGGTGCGGATGCTCGACAGCCTCTGCACGCACGAGACGTCCTTCTTCCGCGAGCCACAGCACTTCGACCTGCTGCGGGAGCGGATTCTCCCGGACTGGGCCGCGCAGGGAGCCAAGGGAATGCGGCCGCGCACGCTGCGCGTCTGGAGCGCGGCGTGCTCCACCGGCGAAGAGCCCTACTCGCTGGCCATGTGCCTGTTGGAGGCGCTCCCCCCGGGCGCGGGCTGGAGCGTGGAGGTGCTGGCCACGGACCTGTCCACCTGGGCGCTGGAGCGCACTCAGCAGGGCCTGTGGGATTTGGAGCGCTCGCGCACGATTCCGCAGCCGCTGCTCAAGGCCTTCATGCTGAAGGGCGTGCGGAGCCAGGAGGGGCTGATGAAGGCCGGGCCGGAGCTGCGCGCGGTGATGCGCTTCGCCCGCGTCAACCTGAACTCCGAGGGCGAGTGGCCCGCCGGCCCCTTCGACATCATCTTCTGCCGCAACGTCCTCATCTACTTCGGCGCCGAGGCCCGCAAGCGCGTCATCGACGGGATGCTCCGGCGGCTGTCGCCGTCGGGGTACTTCTTCCTCGGGCACGCGGAGAGCCTCATCGGCATCAACGCGGACGTGAGCTCCGTGAGCGCCAACGTGTACACGCCGCGCGCCCGGCCCCCCGCCACGCACCGGACCCGGTAG
- a CDS encoding zinc ribbon domain-containing protein, translating into MSMIQFTRNYTDRSNDYGFQFEFFCDKCGNGHMSPFIASKVGVATGILRAAGSFFGGTIGRAANAGTHLKDALRGQGWDEAYAEAVEEGRKHFKNCTRCGKWVCPQSCWNEARSLCEACAPDLAEEAASIQAHVAVEQARDKLRQVEQVASLDVKAAHVAACPHCNAKVEGGKFCAECGKPLAVQKVACGRCGQEVPERAKFCPECGTPRSG; encoded by the coding sequence ATGTCGATGATTCAGTTCACCCGGAACTACACGGACCGCTCGAACGACTACGGCTTCCAGTTCGAGTTCTTCTGCGACAAGTGCGGCAACGGGCACATGTCGCCGTTCATCGCGAGCAAGGTGGGCGTGGCCACGGGGATTCTCCGCGCGGCGGGCTCGTTCTTCGGCGGGACGATTGGGCGCGCGGCGAACGCGGGCACGCACCTGAAGGACGCGCTGCGCGGCCAGGGCTGGGACGAGGCGTACGCGGAGGCGGTGGAGGAAGGGCGCAAGCACTTCAAGAACTGCACGCGGTGCGGGAAGTGGGTGTGTCCGCAGTCGTGCTGGAACGAGGCGCGGAGCCTGTGTGAAGCGTGCGCACCGGACCTCGCGGAGGAGGCGGCCTCCATCCAGGCGCACGTGGCGGTGGAGCAGGCGCGGGACAAGCTGCGCCAGGTGGAACAGGTGGCGTCACTGGACGTGAAGGCGGCGCACGTGGCGGCCTGCCCGCACTGCAACGCGAAGGTGGAGGGCGGGAAGTTCTGCGCCGAGTGCGGCAAGCCGTTGGCCGTGCAGAAGGTGGCCTGCGGCAGGTGCGGCCAGGAAGTGCCTGAGCGCGCGAAGTTCTGCCCGGAGTGCGGCACTCCTCGGAGCGGGTGA